A DNA window from Cytophagales bacterium contains the following coding sequences:
- a CDS encoding 50S ribosomal protein L19, with the protein MSELLKLIEKEYQETRKNLPDFKAGDTINVHYKIREGKKERVQQFQGTVIQRKNPSSNGETFTVRKISNGIGVERIFPFISPNIAEIKVIRQGSVRRARLYYLRNVSTKAARIKEKIIGDSRKSGTKKQKSA; encoded by the coding sequence ATGAGTGAATTATTAAAACTAATAGAAAAAGAATACCAGGAAACACGTAAGAACTTACCTGATTTTAAAGCCGGGGATACAATTAATGTCCATTATAAGATCCGTGAGGGCAAAAAGGAAAGGGTGCAGCAATTCCAGGGGACAGTAATTCAAAGGAAAAATCCGAGTTCTAATGGTGAAACTTTTACTGTCAGGAAAATATCGAATGGTATTGGTGTAGAAAGGATCTTCCCATTTATTTCACCAAATATTGCTGAAATAAAGGTCATCCGACAAGGTTCTGTAAGACGGGCCAGACTGTATTATTTAAGAAATGTTTCCACTAAAGCTGCCAGGATCAAGGAAAAAATAATCGGAGATTCCAGGAAATCAGGTACTAAGAAACAGAAAAGCGCGTAA